The Ornithinimicrobium faecis genome includes a window with the following:
- a CDS encoding sugar ABC transporter ATP-binding protein — MPNDTDVARPGQPSTPPATGPLLRATGLTKRFFGHAVLQDIDLELRAGEVHGLVGENGAGKSTLMKILAGVYQPDGGTVEVAGERRTFGHPVQAQQAGLATVFQEFNLLPDRSVAENIYLGREPRRGVLVDTAAMQRDTAQLLEGLGVHNLSPATIVRTLSVAEQQIVEIAKAVSYDAQIIQMDEPTAALADHEVELLYGMIHRLQARGVAILYVSHRLAELFDLCETITVLKDGRHVATRPAAELTEASLVRMMVGREMSAFFPDPVPGTTPGADVLTLSGAGNGHVDGIDLTLRAGEIVGLAGLQGSGRTELVEGVFGAQPFTRGHMSLGGTAVRISSPRQAIRKGLALITEDRKAKGLSLNQSILDNALGVVRAVFPRRTSTARSGMPRVLSSMAVSARGMDQEVQFLSGGNQQKVVLARWLSTNPHVMLMDEPTRGIDVGAKHAIYELMRQLAADGVAILMVSSELPEVIGMSDRILVMHEGRLAGELPAGSSEEQILALATGATQEGDLS, encoded by the coding sequence GTGCCGAACGACACTGACGTCGCCCGACCCGGGCAACCCTCGACACCGCCAGCGACCGGGCCGCTGTTGCGGGCCACTGGCCTGACCAAACGCTTCTTCGGTCACGCGGTGTTGCAGGACATCGACCTGGAGCTGCGAGCCGGCGAGGTCCACGGCCTGGTCGGCGAGAACGGTGCCGGCAAATCCACCCTGATGAAGATCCTGGCCGGCGTCTACCAACCGGACGGCGGCACGGTCGAGGTCGCCGGCGAGCGCCGCACCTTCGGCCACCCGGTGCAGGCCCAGCAGGCCGGCCTGGCCACCGTCTTCCAGGAGTTCAACCTGCTGCCCGACCGCAGCGTGGCCGAGAACATCTATCTGGGCCGCGAGCCGCGCAGGGGCGTCCTGGTCGACACCGCGGCGATGCAGCGCGACACCGCCCAGCTGCTCGAGGGCCTGGGCGTGCACAACCTCTCCCCCGCCACGATCGTGCGCACCCTCTCGGTCGCCGAGCAGCAGATCGTCGAGATCGCCAAGGCGGTCAGCTATGACGCCCAGATCATCCAGATGGACGAGCCGACCGCCGCGCTGGCCGACCACGAGGTCGAGTTGCTCTACGGCATGATCCACCGCCTGCAGGCGCGCGGCGTCGCCATCCTCTATGTCTCTCACCGGCTCGCCGAGCTGTTTGACCTCTGCGAGACGATCACCGTCCTCAAGGACGGCCGCCACGTCGCCACCCGCCCCGCGGCCGAGCTCACCGAGGCGTCGCTGGTGCGGATGATGGTGGGCCGCGAGATGTCGGCCTTCTTCCCCGACCCCGTGCCCGGCACGACGCCAGGCGCGGACGTGCTCACCCTCTCCGGCGCGGGCAACGGTCACGTCGACGGCATCGACCTCACCCTGCGCGCTGGCGAGATCGTCGGACTGGCCGGGCTGCAGGGCTCGGGCCGCACCGAGTTGGTCGAGGGCGTCTTCGGTGCCCAGCCGTTCACCCGCGGCCACATGTCCCTCGGGGGCACCGCCGTGCGGATCAGCTCGCCGCGTCAGGCGATCCGCAAGGGTCTGGCCCTGATCACCGAGGACCGCAAGGCCAAGGGCCTCTCGCTCAACCAGTCGATCCTCGACAACGCCCTGGGCGTCGTCCGGGCGGTCTTCCCCCGGCGCACCTCAACCGCCAGATCGGGTATGCCGAGGGTCCTGTCCTCGATGGCCGTCTCGGCCCGCGGGATGGACCAGGAGGTGCAGTTCCTCTCTGGTGGCAACCAGCAGAAGGTCGTCCTGGCCCGGTGGCTGAGCACGAACCCGCACGTGATGCTGATGGACGAGCCGACCCGCGGCATCGACGTGGGCGCCAAGCACGCCATCTATGAGCTGATGCGCCAGTTGGCTGCCGACGGCGTGGCCATCCTGATGGTCTCCAGCGAGCTGCCCGAGGTCATCGGCATGTCCGACCGGATCCTGGTGATGCACGAGGGCCGGCTGGCCGGCGAGTTGCCGGCGGGGTCCTCCGAGGAACAGATCCTGGCGCTGGCCACCGGAGCGACCCAGGAGGGCGACCTGTCATGA
- a CDS encoding ROK family transcriptional regulator encodes MLSIGKWSWFTSDVRTSDVFDLLRDGRPRTRAQLAESTGLARSTIAARVDVLMKLGLVTPYGDARSTGGRPPSLFALNPSVRVVAGVDVGATHAVAVLSDLSGCVLAETQAALDIASGPEEVLGWVTSTVKELLVQANRPPRDLAAIGIGLPGPVEHSTGRPINPPIMPGWDRYDVPGHVQRTHPVPVLIDNDVNIMALGEQQTHLREVDDLVFIKVATGIGAGIISGGSLQRGAQGTAGDLGHVQVLRGGGIICRCGNEGCLEAVAAGPALAARLTEAGREVVTTQDVVDLVRGGDTTAIQEIRQAGRDIGEVVATMVNLINPSVVVIGGRLADSGEHLLAGIREVVYRRSLPLATESLRLVNSRAGREAGVLGAASMAISHVLSPEAIEAASAAVG; translated from the coding sequence ATGTTGAGCATTGGTAAGTGGTCGTGGTTCACTTCGGATGTGCGCACCAGTGACGTCTTCGATCTGCTCCGGGACGGCCGCCCCCGGACGCGGGCCCAGTTGGCCGAGTCCACCGGCCTGGCCCGGTCGACGATCGCCGCCCGCGTCGATGTGCTGATGAAGCTGGGCCTGGTCACGCCCTACGGTGACGCTCGCTCCACCGGTGGCCGCCCGCCCTCGCTGTTCGCCCTGAACCCGTCAGTGCGCGTCGTGGCCGGCGTCGATGTCGGAGCGACGCACGCGGTGGCCGTGCTGTCCGACCTGTCCGGGTGCGTGCTCGCCGAGACGCAGGCTGCGCTGGACATCGCGAGCGGTCCGGAGGAGGTGCTCGGGTGGGTGACGAGCACTGTCAAAGAGCTTCTGGTGCAGGCCAATCGGCCGCCGCGTGACCTTGCGGCGATCGGCATCGGCCTGCCCGGTCCGGTGGAGCACTCGACGGGGCGGCCGATCAACCCGCCGATCATGCCGGGGTGGGACCGCTATGACGTCCCGGGGCACGTCCAGCGCACCCACCCGGTGCCGGTGCTCATCGACAACGACGTCAACATCATGGCGCTGGGGGAGCAGCAGACCCACCTGCGGGAGGTGGACGACCTGGTCTTCATCAAGGTCGCGACCGGCATCGGTGCCGGGATCATCAGTGGTGGCTCACTGCAGCGCGGGGCCCAGGGCACCGCGGGCGACCTCGGCCACGTGCAGGTGCTGCGCGGTGGCGGCATCATCTGCCGGTGTGGCAACGAGGGGTGTCTCGAGGCGGTGGCTGCCGGCCCTGCGCTGGCCGCTCGGTTGACCGAGGCAGGCCGGGAAGTTGTCACCACCCAGGACGTGGTCGATCTGGTCCGCGGTGGCGACACCACGGCGATCCAGGAGATCCGTCAGGCCGGCCGCGACATCGGCGAGGTCGTGGCCACCATGGTCAACCTGATCAACCCCTCGGTCGTGGTGATCGGGGGCCGCCTCGCTGACTCGGGAGAGCACCTGCTGGCGGGCATCCGCGAGGTCGTCTATCGCCGCTCGCTGCCGTTGGCCACCGAGTCGCTCCGGCTCGTGAACAGCCGTGCGGGCCGCGAGGCCGGTGTGCTCGGGGCCGCGTCGATGGCGATCAGCCACGTGCTCTCCCCGGAGGCCATCGAGGCCGCCAGCGCCGCGGTCGGATAG
- a CDS encoding cell wall-binding repeat-containing protein: MRETRGAGLADTNGKDLEVTPMAGSRGLGRGLVAAAAGASLVATGIGALGAGAQDLSTPPATLGTPLPTQDRIDAEVTAELESDGSADFWIDLGAEADLSPAYEIEDWEERGQFVYDALTSTAQTSQADLRAELDEAGATYETFYVSNAIRVTDGDVELVASLSDRADVAHLHATFETAPPEVPFEPVSEADSAPAEGVEWNLQDVRADAVWSTGTSGEGIIVATIDTGAEWDHPGLINHYRGFNGGEVNHNYSWFDATGESPQQPADSNGHGTHVTGTLVGDDGGVNQVGMAPGARWIAANGCGKGCKDSNLLASGQWTLAPTNLAGENPNAALRPHVINNSWGSTSPSTGPLLEDVSKAWAAAGQFAVFSNGNLAQWGSNPCRSSSSPGSRIINYSVGNYTKNHTIASTSSRGTGQGGAIKPDISAPGTNVRSTWPGGGYATGNGTSMAAPHVAGAVALLWSARPDLRGDVDVTRALLDGSAIDTNDTSCGGTAANNNVFGEGRLNAAALINSAPATPVHRISGQDRYSTAAAIATGYQNGAGVVYLATGNDYPDALVGAALAGTKEAPVLLTKPDTMPAATVAQLKRLQPATVVLLGGQQVISQQVLGEVQQLLPNANTGRRAGDNRYETAAMISRDFKSSDVVYIATGADYPDGLAGAARSGALDAPVLLTQPGNLPNATKVELDRLRPQRIVLLGGPTAISKQVGSELQAYAPTTRVAGTNRYETAAQISTDYQSASTVYIATGTDWPDALAGAARAGRDHAPILLAQPDNVPNATVREVRRLNPDRIFVLGGPSAISTASEIELGRIE, from the coding sequence ATGCGGGAGACCCGGGGGGCCGGGCTCGCGGACACGAACGGCAAGGACCTGGAGGTCACACCCATGGCAGGCTCGCGCGGACTCGGCAGGGGGCTGGTCGCTGCAGCGGCCGGAGCCTCACTGGTCGCCACCGGCATCGGCGCCCTGGGCGCCGGCGCCCAGGATCTCTCGACGCCGCCGGCGACCCTCGGCACACCCCTGCCGACGCAGGACCGGATCGACGCCGAGGTCACCGCTGAGCTGGAGAGTGACGGGAGCGCCGACTTCTGGATCGACCTGGGCGCCGAGGCCGACCTCTCCCCTGCCTATGAGATCGAGGACTGGGAGGAGCGCGGGCAGTTTGTCTATGACGCGCTGACGTCCACCGCGCAGACCAGCCAGGCCGACCTGCGCGCCGAGCTCGACGAGGCTGGCGCAACCTACGAGACCTTCTACGTCAGCAACGCCATCCGGGTGACCGACGGCGACGTCGAGCTGGTCGCCTCGTTGAGCGACCGCGCTGACGTGGCCCACCTGCACGCGACCTTTGAGACCGCGCCTCCCGAGGTGCCGTTCGAGCCGGTCAGCGAGGCAGACTCGGCACCCGCTGAGGGTGTGGAGTGGAACCTCCAGGACGTGCGCGCCGACGCCGTGTGGTCCACGGGCACGTCGGGCGAGGGCATCATCGTCGCCACGATCGACACCGGGGCCGAGTGGGACCACCCGGGCCTGATCAACCACTACCGCGGCTTCAACGGCGGCGAGGTCAACCACAACTACAGCTGGTTCGACGCCACGGGCGAGTCCCCGCAACAGCCGGCCGACAGCAACGGGCACGGCACGCACGTGACCGGCACCCTGGTCGGTGACGACGGTGGGGTCAACCAGGTCGGGATGGCACCGGGCGCTCGGTGGATCGCAGCCAACGGCTGTGGCAAGGGGTGCAAGGACAGCAACCTGCTCGCCTCGGGCCAGTGGACGCTCGCGCCCACCAACCTGGCTGGTGAGAACCCCAACGCGGCCCTGCGCCCCCACGTCATCAACAACTCCTGGGGCTCGACGTCCCCCTCCACAGGACCGCTGCTCGAAGACGTCTCCAAGGCCTGGGCCGCCGCCGGTCAGTTCGCCGTCTTCTCCAACGGCAACCTTGCTCAGTGGGGCAGCAATCCGTGCCGAAGCTCGTCCTCGCCCGGCAGCCGGATCATCAACTACTCCGTGGGCAACTACACCAAGAACCACACGATCGCGAGCACGTCCAGCCGCGGCACGGGACAGGGCGGTGCGATCAAGCCCGACATCTCGGCCCCCGGCACCAACGTCCGTTCCACCTGGCCGGGCGGTGGCTACGCGACCGGCAACGGCACCTCGATGGCGGCGCCCCACGTGGCCGGTGCGGTGGCGCTGCTGTGGTCGGCCCGCCCGGACCTGCGAGGTGACGTCGACGTCACCCGTGCCCTCCTGGACGGCTCGGCCATCGACACCAACGACACCTCCTGCGGCGGCACGGCAGCCAACAACAACGTCTTTGGCGAGGGCCGTCTCAATGCCGCCGCCCTGATCAACTCGGCCCCCGCGACGCCCGTCCACCGGATCTCCGGTCAGGACCGCTACTCCACGGCTGCGGCGATCGCCACCGGTTACCAGAACGGGGCCGGCGTGGTCTACCTGGCCACGGGCAACGACTACCCCGACGCTCTGGTCGGGGCCGCCCTGGCCGGCACCAAGGAAGCCCCCGTGCTCCTCACCAAGCCGGACACCATGCCGGCGGCCACGGTGGCACAGCTCAAGCGGCTCCAGCCCGCGACGGTCGTCCTCCTGGGTGGCCAGCAGGTCATCTCTCAGCAGGTGCTCGGTGAGGTGCAGCAGCTCCTGCCCAACGCCAACACCGGTCGCCGCGCAGGCGACAACCGCTATGAGACCGCGGCGATGATCTCTCGGGACTTCAAGAGCAGCGACGTCGTCTACATCGCCACGGGTGCGGACTATCCCGACGGTCTGGCCGGCGCGGCCCGATCCGGCGCACTGGACGCTCCGGTGCTGTTGACCCAGCCCGGCAACCTGCCCAACGCCACCAAGGTCGAGCTCGACCGGCTGCGGCCCCAGCGCATCGTCCTGCTGGGTGGCCCCACGGCGATCTCCAAGCAGGTGGGCAGCGAGTTGCAGGCCTATGCGCCCACGACCCGTGTCGCCGGCACGAACCGCTATGAGACCGCGGCGCAGATCAGCACGGACTACCAGAGCGCGTCGACGGTCTATATCGCCACGGGCACCGACTGGCCGGATGCCCTGGCCGGTGCGGCGCGGGCGGGCCGGGACCACGCTCCGATCCTGCTGGCACAGCCGGACAACGTCCCGAACGCCACGGTCAGGGAGGTGCGGCGCCTCAACCCCGACCGGATCTTCGTGCTCGGCGGCCCGAGCGCGATCTCCACGGCCAGCGAGATCGAGCTCGGCCGCATCGAGTAG
- a CDS encoding class I SAM-dependent methyltransferase: MMTVGEAFDRYFDPGSGLRIEAYDGSTGGDADGQVVRLHSPEALNYLLTAPRSIGMMRAYLSGELSIDGMDEGNPYPVLTTYLTRLSARRPSLRELPDLARFVRETGLHVPDLPPQEAPAPWRRVAHGLRHGRMRDAAAISYHYDVSNRFYELLLGPSMAYTCGVYPDTEASLEEAQSYKFDLVCRKLGLSPGMRLLDVGCGWGGMVAHAVRHYGVTAVGVTLSRNQASWGQAMLEREGLTDWAEIRHSDYRDVTERGFDAVSSIGLTEHIGVRNYPAYFGFLRERLRDGGRLLNHCITRPDNRRNGMLKDPFTNRYTFPDGELSGVGHIISVMEDTGLEVRHQENLREHYARTTGAWAQNLSDHWDECVAEAGLGTARVWGVYLAGSRVNFEHNNIQLHQVLGVRTSDDGEAGLDLRPTWEVEAAVRD, from the coding sequence ATGATGACGGTCGGTGAGGCCTTCGATCGCTATTTTGACCCGGGGAGTGGTCTGCGGATCGAGGCCTATGACGGGTCCACCGGCGGCGACGCGGACGGGCAGGTCGTGCGGCTGCACAGCCCGGAGGCCCTCAACTATCTGCTCACCGCGCCCCGGTCGATCGGCATGATGCGCGCCTACCTGTCCGGCGAGCTCAGCATCGACGGGATGGATGAGGGCAACCCCTATCCCGTGCTCACGACCTACCTGACCCGCCTGTCCGCCCGCCGTCCCAGCCTGCGCGAGCTGCCGGACCTGGCCCGGTTTGTCAGGGAGACGGGGCTGCACGTCCCCGATCTGCCACCCCAGGAGGCACCGGCACCCTGGCGCCGCGTGGCCCACGGGCTGCGACACGGACGGATGCGGGACGCCGCGGCGATCTCCTACCATTACGACGTCTCCAACCGGTTCTACGAGTTGTTGCTCGGCCCGTCCATGGCCTACACCTGCGGGGTCTATCCGGACACCGAGGCCTCCCTGGAGGAGGCCCAGTCCTACAAATTCGATCTCGTATGCCGAAAGCTGGGTCTGTCTCCCGGCATGCGTCTGCTGGATGTCGGGTGTGGGTGGGGCGGCATGGTGGCGCACGCCGTGCGGCACTACGGCGTGACCGCGGTGGGGGTCACGCTGTCGCGCAACCAGGCCAGCTGGGGGCAGGCGATGCTGGAGCGCGAGGGCCTCACCGACTGGGCCGAGATCCGGCACAGCGACTATCGGGACGTGACCGAGCGCGGCTTTGACGCGGTCTCGAGCATCGGGCTGACCGAGCACATCGGGGTGCGCAACTACCCGGCATACTTCGGCTTCCTCCGCGAGCGCCTGCGCGACGGGGGACGGCTGCTCAACCACTGCATCACCCGCCCGGACAACCGGCGCAACGGCATGCTGAAGGACCCGTTCACCAACCGCTACACCTTCCCCGACGGGGAGCTGTCCGGCGTCGGGCACATCATCTCGGTGATGGAGGACACCGGCCTGGAGGTGCGCCACCAGGAGAACCTGCGCGAGCACTATGCCCGCACGACCGGGGCCTGGGCCCAGAATTTGTCGGACCACTGGGACGAGTGCGTCGCTGAGGCCGGGCTCGGCACCGCCCGGGTCTGGGGTGTCTATCTCGCCGGATCGCGGGTCAACTTCGAGCACAACAACATTCAGTTGCACCAGGTGCTCGGCGTGCGCACATCTGACGACGGAGAGGCTGGACTTGACCTGCGCCCGACCTGGGAGGTTGAGGCCGCGGTCCGCGACTGA
- a CDS encoding FAD-binding oxidoreductase, which translates to MVAHQGDIALAVARAEADIRSMQRVRLAKKTSNLFRPRAADGATGLDLSAFTGVIATTEATADRPATATVGGLTTYEQLVDELLPLGQMPLVVPQLKTITLGGAVTGLGIESTSFRDGLPHESVLALQVLTGTGEAVTATADNEHADLFHAFPNSYGSLGYALTVTIETAPTHPYVALQHVRFSQIEEAMSAIGHIMASRDWNGEAVDFLDGVVFSATETYLTLGRWADTTEDFSGPSDYTGQQIYYRSLQHKRRDLLTVRDYLWRWDTDWFWCSRAFGAQRPALRRLWPKQLLRSDFYWKIQDLEARRGIVAGLDKLRGKPAQERVIQDVEIPLDRTAQFLHWFLDNVPIEPIWLCPVQLRGNATQTEPTTAAGAEQEESSDRHTTPWPLYPMRAGVPYVNVGFWSAVPITDGRQHGDTNRAIEAQVTELGGHKGLYSEAFYDEQTFAALYGGDHYEQVKGRYDPSGRFPTLYDKAVRAR; encoded by the coding sequence ATGGTTGCGCACCAGGGAGACATCGCCCTGGCCGTCGCCCGGGCTGAGGCCGACATCCGCTCGATGCAGCGGGTGCGGCTGGCGAAGAAGACGTCCAACCTGTTCCGGCCGCGCGCCGCGGACGGAGCGACCGGTTTGGACCTGTCTGCCTTCACCGGAGTCATCGCGACGACCGAGGCCACAGCAGACCGACCCGCCACGGCCACCGTCGGCGGCCTGACAACGTATGAGCAGCTCGTCGACGAACTGCTGCCCCTCGGACAGATGCCCCTGGTCGTTCCCCAGCTCAAGACGATCACCCTCGGCGGCGCGGTCACCGGGCTGGGCATCGAGTCCACCAGCTTCCGCGACGGGCTCCCCCACGAGTCGGTGCTCGCCCTGCAGGTCCTCACCGGCACCGGCGAGGCGGTCACGGCAACAGCCGACAACGAGCACGCGGACCTGTTTCATGCCTTCCCCAACAGCTATGGGTCGCTCGGCTATGCGCTGACCGTGACCATCGAGACCGCGCCGACCCACCCCTACGTCGCGCTGCAGCACGTGCGCTTCTCCCAGATCGAGGAGGCCATGAGCGCGATCGGTCACATCATGGCCTCGCGCGACTGGAACGGCGAGGCCGTCGACTTCCTGGACGGTGTCGTGTTCAGCGCCACCGAGACCTATCTGACCCTCGGGCGCTGGGCCGACACCACCGAGGACTTCTCCGGCCCGAGCGACTACACCGGCCAGCAGATCTACTACCGCTCACTGCAACACAAGCGCCGCGACCTGCTGACGGTCCGGGACTACCTCTGGCGCTGGGACACCGACTGGTTCTGGTGCTCCCGCGCGTTCGGAGCGCAACGCCCGGCCCTGCGACGCCTCTGGCCAAAACAGTTGCTGCGCAGCGACTTCTATTGGAAGATCCAGGACCTCGAGGCGCGCCGCGGGATCGTCGCCGGCCTCGACAAGCTGCGCGGCAAGCCGGCCCAGGAGCGGGTCATCCAGGACGTCGAGATCCCCCTGGACCGCACGGCGCAGTTCCTGCACTGGTTCCTCGACAACGTCCCGATCGAGCCCATCTGGCTCTGCCCGGTCCAGTTGCGGGGCAACGCAACCCAGACTGAGCCCACCACCGCGGCGGGCGCGGAGCAGGAGGAGTCCAGCGATCGGCATACGACGCCCTGGCCGCTCTATCCGATGCGGGCGGGCGTCCCCTATGTCAACGTCGGTTTCTGGTCGGCCGTCCCGATCACCGACGGCCGCCAGCACGGCGACACCAACCGGGCGATCGAGGCCCAGGTGACCGAGCTCGGCGGGCACAAGGGGCTCTACTCCGAGGCGTTCTACGACGAGCAGACCTTCGCTGCCCTCTACGGCGGCGACCACTATGAGCAGGTCAAGGGGCGCTACGACCCGAGCGGGCGCTTCCCCACCCTCTATGACAAGGCGGTGCGCGCACGATGA
- a CDS encoding LysR family transcriptional regulator, with protein MEIRHLRYFVVVAEELHFNRAAERLHMQQPPLSRQIRQLEKEIGADLFHRTTRSVKLTEAGRAFEVEARAILAMVDKSRDVAIRAAHGLTGRLAVGFTGSNTYSMLPIVAKRFHEEFPSAELHAQGEMLTPAQEQALLTRELDLCFGRQELTGPELASRVICAESITVLLPQHHRLAGQDAIRLGELSEDPFVTYPSRYGSTMFELTINTCRAAGFSPRIVQEVTQTSTLVSLVAAGFGVALAPESVRHIQVTGAVHKPLAWPVVSSDLVLAWRKDNDLPLLARFLEMIDRMDFAGQLNSPRPH; from the coding sequence ATGGAGATCCGGCACCTTCGCTACTTCGTGGTTGTAGCCGAGGAGCTTCACTTCAATCGGGCTGCGGAACGGCTGCACATGCAGCAACCGCCCCTGAGTCGACAGATCCGCCAATTGGAGAAGGAGATCGGCGCCGATCTGTTCCACCGCACAACGCGTTCAGTCAAACTGACCGAGGCAGGTCGCGCGTTTGAGGTCGAGGCCAGGGCCATCTTGGCGATGGTCGACAAGTCGCGCGACGTGGCAATCCGCGCGGCACACGGACTGACCGGCAGGCTGGCAGTCGGGTTCACCGGATCCAATACGTACTCGATGTTGCCCATCGTCGCAAAGCGTTTCCACGAGGAGTTCCCCAGCGCTGAGTTGCACGCGCAAGGAGAGATGCTGACGCCCGCCCAGGAGCAGGCCCTGCTCACCCGCGAACTCGACCTCTGCTTCGGCCGTCAGGAACTGACCGGCCCTGAGCTTGCCTCGCGCGTGATCTGCGCCGAGTCGATCACAGTGCTGCTCCCGCAGCACCACCGCCTCGCAGGTCAGGACGCTATCCGTCTGGGCGAACTCTCTGAGGACCCGTTCGTGACGTACCCCAGCCGATACGGATCGACGATGTTCGAACTCACAATCAACACCTGCCGCGCGGCCGGCTTCTCTCCCCGCATCGTCCAAGAGGTGACCCAGACCTCCACATTGGTGAGCCTGGTGGCTGCCGGCTTCGGTGTGGCGTTGGCCCCAGAGTCGGTCCGCCACATCCAGGTCACAGGGGCTGTTCACAAGCCGCTGGCCTGGCCCGTCGTCTCCAGCGATCTCGTCCTCGCCTGGCGCAAGGACAATGACCTGCCCCTGCTGGCGCGCTTCCTGGAGATGATCGACCGCATGGATTTTGCTGGGCAGCTCAACTCGCCCAGGCCACACTGA
- a CDS encoding CaiB/BaiF CoA transferase family protein: MAESNPTGPLTGIRVLDLTRVLSGPFATMVLADLGADVIKIEDPVRGDDTRHWGPPFVESESAYFMSVNRNKRSLALDLKSDRGREIARTLAAEVDVIVENFRPGVAARLGLGYEAVRGTNPGVIYASISGYGHKSSESDKPGYDPIMQARSGLMSITGEADGGPARVGVASADISAGLWTAIGTLAALHHRTATGRGQWIDLSLLDAQVSWLSNVAGAWFASGGVPARYGTGHPSIVPSEAFATSDGLLMLAAGNDAMWDRMAAALGVEQLVDDPRFETNPLRVAHRDDLRHELEQVLATDTTAAWLERLDAAAVPAARVNSIGEALSDPLLRERDMIVELEHQHVGLVRSVGSPVKLSETPPSMRSAPPVLGQDTRAVLAELGLDPTEIQDLIDQGQVTAAEPAPTAERRLRV; the protein is encoded by the coding sequence GTGGCTGAGAGCAACCCCACTGGCCCTCTCACTGGCATCCGGGTGCTCGACCTGACCCGCGTCCTGTCTGGCCCGTTCGCGACCATGGTCCTAGCGGACTTGGGTGCGGACGTGATCAAGATCGAGGATCCCGTGCGCGGGGATGACACGAGGCACTGGGGCCCCCCGTTCGTCGAATCAGAGTCTGCCTATTTCATGAGCGTGAACCGCAACAAGCGCAGTCTCGCCCTGGATCTCAAGTCCGACCGCGGCCGCGAGATCGCCCGGACTCTCGCCGCCGAGGTGGACGTCATCGTGGAGAACTTCCGGCCAGGGGTCGCTGCGCGCCTTGGGCTCGGTTATGAGGCCGTGCGGGGGACCAACCCGGGTGTCATCTATGCGTCCATCAGCGGCTACGGACACAAGAGCTCTGAATCAGACAAGCCCGGCTACGACCCGATCATGCAAGCTCGCAGCGGGCTGATGAGCATCACTGGAGAGGCGGACGGGGGCCCGGCCCGAGTGGGCGTGGCCAGTGCCGATATCAGTGCGGGTCTTTGGACTGCCATCGGCACCCTGGCAGCGCTGCACCACCGCACAGCGACCGGCAGGGGTCAGTGGATAGATCTGTCCCTGCTTGATGCACAGGTCTCCTGGCTGTCCAACGTCGCAGGCGCTTGGTTCGCCTCGGGTGGGGTCCCGGCTCGCTACGGCACCGGCCACCCGAGCATCGTCCCCTCCGAGGCCTTCGCCACAAGCGATGGGCTCCTCATGCTGGCAGCCGGCAACGACGCGATGTGGGACAGAATGGCTGCCGCCCTGGGCGTCGAGCAGCTAGTTGACGACCCACGGTTCGAGACCAACCCGCTGCGGGTCGCACATCGGGACGACCTGCGCCATGAGCTCGAGCAGGTTCTGGCCACGGACACGACGGCTGCCTGGCTTGAGCGGCTGGATGCCGCCGCCGTGCCGGCCGCCCGCGTCAACTCCATCGGAGAGGCGTTGTCAGACCCCCTGCTGCGTGAGCGGGACATGATCGTCGAACTCGAGCACCAACACGTGGGCCTCGTGAGAAGTGTCGGATCCCCCGTGAAGTTGTCGGAGACACCCCCCTCAATGCGATCGGCGCCTCCGGTGCTGGGACAGGACACACGTGCCGTCTTAGCCGAGTTGGGGCTGGACCCAACTGAGATCCAGGACCTCATCGACCAAGGTCAGGTCACTGCTGCTGAACCCGCTCCAACCGCTGAGCGCCGCCTCCGCGTCTGA
- a CDS encoding SDR family oxidoreductase — protein MLPKGTFSGRVSVVTGGSSGIGEAIATELARLGSDVAIVGRKQDQLDAAATRLREHGTQITTHSVDVRDRESVEATVADLLARWGQIDHLVNSAAGNFQAKPEDLSPNAWSAVVRIVLDGTWNFTQVVGQHMIERGAGGSILSIGTTAAMIGGPSTVHSTSAKAGVIALTKSLGVAWAEHNIRVNVMTPGPTEGTGAMTFLFGGEGQWDEQVQAIPLKRMLTRQEAADASVYLLSDYASYITGHNLVIDGGRSLGRAGGVFGG, from the coding sequence ATGCTCCCCAAAGGCACATTCTCCGGCCGAGTCTCAGTCGTCACAGGCGGCTCCTCCGGGATTGGCGAGGCAATCGCCACCGAGTTGGCCAGGCTCGGCTCCGATGTGGCGATCGTCGGTCGCAAACAAGACCAGCTCGACGCTGCAGCAACTCGCCTTCGTGAGCACGGTACTCAGATCACGACCCACTCGGTTGACGTCCGCGATCGAGAGTCAGTCGAGGCGACGGTGGCTGACCTCCTGGCGCGGTGGGGGCAGATCGATCACCTGGTCAACAGCGCAGCGGGCAACTTCCAGGCCAAGCCCGAGGATCTCTCGCCCAACGCCTGGTCTGCCGTCGTGCGAATCGTCTTGGATGGCACCTGGAATTTCACCCAGGTCGTCGGCCAACACATGATCGAGCGTGGCGCCGGCGGCTCCATCCTCAGCATCGGCACCACCGCCGCAATGATCGGCGGCCCAAGCACGGTCCACTCGACGTCGGCGAAGGCCGGGGTCATCGCCCTGACCAAGTCCCTGGGGGTCGCCTGGGCCGAGCACAACATCAGAGTCAACGTGATGACTCCAGGACCGACCGAAGGCACCGGTGCCATGACCTTCCTGTTCGGCGGGGAGGGGCAGTGGGACGAACAGGTCCAGGCGATTCCGCTCAAACGAATGCTCACCCGCCAGGAGGCTGCCGACGCGTCGGTCTACCTGCTCAGTGACTACGCGAGTTACATCACGGGCCACAACCTAGTCATCGATGGCGGCAGATCCCTGGGCCGCGCTGGGGGTGTCTTCGGTGGCTGA